The Plasmodium vivax chromosome 7, whole genome shotgun sequence DNA window CCTACATATAGGAGAATACGTCGCGAATAAGATGGCGGGCATATGCTTGTCCTATCTCTCGATGCGCTTATTCATAATGGTGGCCTGTTCGAAATGGCCCCACCTTACGTGCACGCGTGATACGTACAAGGCATGGGCTCACGTACGCATTTGTAAAGAAACCACTCCCTTGTTCACATATGTGCGAAGAGCCTATGCGTCCAAACAACGCGGAGGTACGCCACATGTCaccttcccccccatgggtgCAAAATAAGGGGGGGAGTCCTCACCAAAAATGTCCACTCCACTTGGGACGGTTAAACTTgtcattcctttttaaattaccccatcaaagattaaaaaaaaaaaaaaaaaaaaaaaaaaaaaaagctagccaCCGCGTTGTCATTTTGTGtagccattttaaaaaaaaaaaaagggcaaaataaaaagagggaaattttctcttttccccttcaataaatggtaaaaaaaaacacctgtattattttaaagcTGAATGTAACGCAGACTTTACATAAAAGTGTTACTTTGGTATGTCGTGtagatgcaaaaaaaattttcatttgggggggaaatttcgCGGGGAATCTCACCGCCTGAACATGCAGTGAAAAACACGGGGCGATGGCACTTTCGTTAAGTCACTTTCCTACAGAGCGAAAAATTTCGGTACCTTCgagttaattaaaaaaaaaatagagccACCACTTCCCCCTaatgtgcaaaatgagcTAGTAAAAACGGTTGGCAAAAAAGCATCCTACGTGTCACTTAAATTTGTGTATGCCTGTTTTGCGCGAACgcattttacgaaaaagaacaaccccagggataaaaaaataaatcgtaACGAGGAAAACGCCCTTCGCCAAAGGAACTACCTCGCGCCAAGCTGATTGATACGGAGTACTTCTAAAGGGAAGCAAATAGGAAGAACAAACGACGCGCAAGCGAAGCCAAAAACAACGCCGGAAGGACCCGTAAAAAAACAGCGTGATCCCTCCCCGCGTAGTCGCCCCTTCTGTTCGTAGCCCCCCGTTtggaaaaatgtttttgcTGAACGAGAACGAGGAATCCCCCAAGGATATCCTCTTGAACGAGCTCAAGTACAAAATCCGAGTGCTGACCGGGATCGTCTTCGTTATCAGGACCATCCCCATGGTTGCAAGTTTATTCAGCAAGAGCGCCGACTGATGGGGGTCATACGCATAATGTCATGATTCGTTGCCGAAGAAGGAGGCCAGTGGGCCCTCCTACAAATCCTGCAAATGCGAATGACgtgtttgcaaaaaggtaAAGGCGCATAGGGGGGATGGGGCGCATACCCTGGGTTGCCTCTGTAGGAAGGACAGCAAATCATGTGCGTGGGCACAATAAAACGCGTAAAGAAAAACTGTGCAGATGGAATTCCTCACGAACTGCATAGCGCTGGCAAGTTTAATGCCGTCTACCGCAAAGTGCGACGATGCCGACCCAGTGAGGGTGCCCTTTCGTCTGTACGCACGATACGTTTGTATTATTTGGCTACCTGTGGGCAGCTTCCCCTCGTGTCCGCCACCCGTTTGGCCACCTGTACAGTGGGCAttgcttaattttgtttCACATCACATCGTTACGCTTCGTTACGTTACGTTAcgttatgttttttttttttttttttttttttccaacttgACATTTTCGCTTTCATCCCGTGCCCAACCGCTCAATGATGAAagagcgaaaaggaaaaaattaaaaaaacgccGCAATGTTTACTAGCATATACCATAAGGAGCAGTAGCAGCCTTACGCGTTGGGGGCTGCATGTCCATACGGGTCGTTCCTCTTCAACTGGGTGGCGGGGAATAGGCACCAACTCATtcagatttaaaaaaaaaaaaaaaaaaaaattcccccgctggcagcaaaaaaggataatataTCTACAACAGGGAAGCGTAAAATAAGTgagtacttttttttcgcttcttttcgACGGcgtttatttccttttaagtatggcccatttttaatttattttttggtcCTGAATTTGAAGCCTCCGGAACGGCTGCTCCTCCGTGAGAGTAGTTGCGGCGAGGCTGCAAGCGCTGTCGTGGTTCATTTTACTGGGAGAAGGGAGCAACAGGTgggaacatttttatttttgcagaGAGGCggtgggtaaaaaaaatagaaaaggcAAAGCGACCCGTGAAGAAGAGCGGAAGAACGGAAGTGCCAAACATTCGCGTTAAGGACCCCGTCCCCCTCCCTTGGCAACATTTTTACATGCCCATGCTGAAAGATTCAACAGAAAAATACATGACGTGCTTCATTTTGGTGGTTACATAAAATAGGGGCACCCCCGGGGAAACGTCTCTCTGCACGGTTGCGTTCGAGACAACCATGCAGGAAATCGACTCCAACGTGACAGGGGGGAATTCCCCAACATGCCCCAAGCTGGAGACCCCCAATGAGGACGATAAAATGAGAAGagacaaaaatgaggaaagcCCATGTGACCCTCCCCTGGAGAAAGGCACAAATGGAAAGGTAAATCCTCACGCGCGGGCAAAATATAGCCATGTTAATAGGAGAGAGGcctggaggaagaggaaaccCCACGGTAATGCTCCTCACGGTGATGCCCCCCCCGACGGGAAGAAACAGAAAGAACAAAACACCTGCGTGGTATGCCTCCAAAATGGAGTAGCGAAGTACAAATTTGTGTGTTGCTGCGAAGGCTACTGCTCAGTCGCCTGTTTTAAGAAGCACGACAAAGAGGCCTGTTTGGAGGAGCAAAGAAAGAAGGCCAGCAGATTAAATGTGCCTAATTCCCTAGACAGCCAAAACGGTGAGCATAAAAAgggcgaagcggaagaaaGGGGTGATAACCGTAAGGAGGATGACGAAGAGTCCGAGGAGGACCTGCTGACAGAGGACCAAAAGATGAAGCTAAAGGAAGACATCACCTTGAGGAtgcttcttaaaaataattatgtcCGTTCCGTTTTCAAGCATCTTACTACATCCAAGGATAAAATCGCCTACCTCTCCAATTATATTAACGACCCCACGATTGTGCAGGTGGTCGATCAAATTATGAAATCCGTGGAGGGTTGACACTTTGAGGGGGGTTATACAGGGCTATCTCCCCCCCGGAGTTCCCACTTCTGCACCccctctttaatttttttttttttttttttttgtgattctttttacgtttttacGATTTGAACCCCCAACGTGGTTAACTCAAATGGGTGTGCTCCACTGCCATGTTTCATACGCCACTTCTTTTTGAGgggtttcccttttgcgaCGTAACCCCCCTTGCGCGCAGCCCGCCCGCGGGGCAAAAGTGaagtgttaaaaatgaaaaatgcataaCGAGGAAGCGGTTAAAGAGTTAACCTGCGGAGTGGCATCTTAGCCACTTGACGAGTTgccattttaacaaattaacaaaCTGACAGACGGACAAATGGACGAGCGGGTGGGCGGAAACAAGGTGGCCCCCAACCATGGTGGCGCCCAACCATGGAGGCCGCTCACCACGAGGTCACTTCGAAACGACGTTGGTGTAGCTGGTGCGCTTCAACCGATTTAGCCGCTTAAACACCATGGCGGTGGAGTCGTTGCTGTGTGTGCTGCTCCCGCTGCCCCCGCTACTGTGGTCGTCGAAATCGGCGGCATCCCTGACGCTCTCGAAGTCGTTCATGCTTgagggggggtccccctccTCGGGGCTTTCCTCGCTGGAGCTTATGTTCAGTTCGGTTAGCTTGCGCGGGGAGTTTCGCCTGTCTCGCTTTGCGCTGCCGCCGTTGGGGGGGTCTTCCCTAAGGGGGGTCTCTTCGGCGGGTTCTTCCGCGGCTGCCTGCGCGGATGCCTGCGCGACTTCCTCCTTGGCATCCTCCACGGCTTCTTCTATGGCTTCTTCCCGGCTGCATCCTCCGCGAGTGGAGCCGCCCCCCCCGTGCTGCAAAACCGTTTCGTCGCTGCGGGCGGCGGCAAGCCTGGGCGCGCTGCCCACATCTAGGAGGTCGTCAAGGGGGGAGCTGAACTTCTTAACCTCATCGATGGTCTCGAAACTGTTTTGGATGGAGCAGGACGCCTCTTCATTTGCGTCGATGAATTCGTCCTGCGTCTCCTTGTGTTCTATGCCAGGCTCCCCGGGCGGGTACTTCGCCTTAAGCGCCAAGTTGGCCGTCTTCTCGAACAGCCGTGCGTAGCTTCCATTCGGTCGGTCACCAAACGGATGGTTGTCGGTGCGTACATCATCAGAGGTGCCTCCCCGTGGGCGCTGCCCGTTGGCGGCATGGCCGATCTGCTCCATAATCTCCTCTGCAGACATCTCCTCCCCATTGCAGCCGTCCACCCCCCTGGGGACGACCGGGTAGGAGAACCTCCTCTGCGGCAAAGTTCCTATGTAGTTAACATACTCGTTGATGATTTCCTCGTAAATGGATTCTTCCTTGAGGGCATCCATTTGGGCGACATCTAGAAGGGTGTTAGTATTCCCCatggggggttcccccccgGATGGAGCACCAACCACAAGGTTCCTTTGCACGAAGTAGGTCCTAACCTCGTCTATCTTTTTCTGCAAACTGTCCTTCAACGCTtcacataattttatttcatttttcgatTTTATAATATCACTGGAGTGCATGCAAAAGTTGATGAGGACAAAAAACGTTTTTAAATCTTTGATGGTGGTATTCACATCGATGAGggcacttttaaaaaaaattgtgaaatttttattttctcctttttgggaCTTTTCCTCCTGTGCTGCTCTTCCTGCTTGTTCCATTTCTACTTCGAAATTGGTATGCGTCTTTAGAGTGGGTTCCCTCTtgtctgcttcttttttctcgtttGATTCTTCAAGCGGggctgcgtttttttttttcctgccccgttttttgccttccctgGGTTCGAGCGCCCCGCCTGTGTTGGCGCTTTCCCCATccgcgggggaagcggcgtcTGTCCCGGTCTcggccgcttctcccccgcggaCTCGGCCCAAATCGTGGAAGAGGTAAATTTGGATAATTTTGTACACCAGCTCGACGATGTTGGAGCGGCTAGTCAAAGCGACGCCCTTCTCAATGATGACGAGGAGAAGCGATTTGATATACTTGGGGAAGTGCGCCACGAGGAAGTGTATATTGGCCTTGTGCAGGATGGTGAAGATGATGAAGGTGAGGATGTTGGTGTAGTTGATGGTTTTCAACTTATGCTTCAAGACCCCATCGcacgtttttaaaagcaCCTCCTCGAAGGTGAAGTGGAAGACCAGCAGGTTGGTCTCACTCATGGATGGGTACATAGAAAACACAGAAAACAGGAACAGTTTGTCATGCGcatttatatttgttatattaaaggtgctaatttttttgaaatctTGCACACAGTTGTAGGTAGAAGGGGAGATGAGAAAGCACATTTCGAAGAGCGCTCTCAACTTGGTGGAGGACCTGCTCACCATCTTATGCATTTCCTCATTTGATAATCTGTAAATGTGGTTCCCCAGATATTCCGTTAGCAACAATTTGCAGAAGACCCTCAGACAGATGGACTGAATGTACTTGCTCGTGTTGACGGTGCCACTCAGGTAGCTCCAAATGTTTTCTATCGCGTCGATGATCATTTCGTCATTGTTCAGATTTGGGTGCGTCATGAGCAGGTCCCCCAAAACGCAGATGTATATTTCGCATCGCAGAGAGTTAATTTCTAGCTTTTCCAGCAGCTCCTTATACTCATACCAGGCATTCTGGTTCGTCGCAAAGTAGTTCAGGAGGGACTCATTTGGCGGGTTGTACTCGTAGAAGATGAGTTGGCTGCTCCCATCCTCATCATTGGCTGTTCTCTGGttggcttcctcctcctgggAAGTCGCCTGCCCGGCATTTCCCACTGCTCCGCTTTTATTTACCCCCCTTTCCGCATGCGCCATCAAATCGATGTTGGCCTTCTGGTACACACTGGGGCACACCTTCTCGTGAATGCTCTCAATGCTGAGCAGGCAGTTGTTCAAAACGTCACACGTATCTACGATGGCCGTTTTGTAGGCATAAATCTGCTTCTTCAATTCATCGTCcttacatatgtacatgcaccAGTTGCCCAGACACTTGGAAACGATTATGTCATAGAATTGGTCCTCTATTTCTTTGTCATCCCACTCCGGCATGATGGAGCAGCAGAAGTTCAACGCAGGGAGTAGCAGCTCGTTTGGGAACTCTCGGAGAGCCGAATCGAATGAGCAGTGGGATTTACTCTTGCATAGGAAGCATTCCAATATGAAAAGAATCCTCAACCAACGCCTCTTCAATTCCAGTCGAAGCAAACTCAACATGGTTATCTGCTTTAGAAATATCTGTGTGTGTAGTCTTATCTGGTCGTGGAAGGCGAAGAGGGAATGGctgcttctctccttttggtCGTCTCCCTTGGGGGAGCCCACCTCTTCGGCGGACCGCTCCCGATCCATTTCGGTCAAGTCCTTTATCTTCGCCTCCGTCACGTCCAGCTTGTGCTGCATCTTCCTGCAGAGGATCAGCAGGTGCTCGATCGACAGCGTGtttagcttcttcttccggATGATCTCAAAGATGCTGTCGTTCTCCACGTTCAGGATGGTGCTGAAGAGGGCCCCCAGGGGGTTCCCCTCCGTCTGCTTCGCCCCCTGCTCTTTCGCAGCCAGTTTAGGGGAACTCTCCGACCCATTTCGGGGGGACCCCTCCAATCGCGTCGATGCCAATGTCGACCCCTCCAACCGCGTCTCCccttgccgcttcccctcctctgCAAAGTTGACGGGGTCCACCGCGAAGGGGCTCTCGCTCTCCGGGTTTTCGAACGGCTCCTTAATCTCCGAGATGATGCCGAGTATCTGATTGGTCAGGCTAATTTCCACGTCATTCACATGGCAGTTTTTATTCTTAATGTAGACCATCTGCCGGAGCAGCTCCAGACAAGCATACACATAGCTGCTGCTCAGCCAGTAGGCACACGTGATGTGCCCCTTCTGCAGTTTGTAGTAATTAACCCCCGTGTTGTTGAGCATACATTTGATGATGACCTCTCGCAGGGGGCCTCGCAGCAGGACGGTGGAGCAGCACTGGAGGATTTTCTCCACCTGGTACGTCTCGATGATGTCCAAATATTTGCAAATCAGCAGCAGGTTCTTCATGTTGCAAATGTAGTTGTAATTTTCGTTGATGTTGTCTTCGTTGATGAGGACGTGCTCGCCGGGGTCGttcgcccctcccccattttCCTGGTTAACCGAAGTGCCGTCCGCATGGCTAGCCGAATTGCCATCCGCATGGTTAGCCGAAGCGCCATCCGCATGGCTATTCACCCCCTCAGTGCCATCCGCTTGCCTATTCACCCCCTCAGTGCCATCCGCTTGCCTATTCACCCCCTCAGTGCCATCCGCTTGCCTATTCACCCCCTCAGTGCCATCCGCTTGCCTATTCACCCCCTCAGTGCCATCCGCTTGGCCATTCACCCCCTCAGTGCTGTTCTGCACAGCCCGGTAGTACATGCACTTGTCGCAAAACTCGTCGTCGAAAAGGGAGGTCTCCATGAAGCGCCTCTTCCTATCCTCCTCGAGCTGCTTAACATCCGTCTTGCCCTTCCCACAGGTGCAGAACAGGTGCAGATTATCCGCCTGGTCACTCTCATTATTTTCGACGCAGTTAATGTAGTTCTTCCTGTTGTAGTAGACCCTCTCATTGAAGCGGCTGAGGTGCATGTAGTAGTACACAGCGTTGATGACCTTCAGCGCGtcgattttttccttctcctgtTCATCGCAAAAGTGCTGTACGTACACTCGAAGCATGTATAATTCTGCTGCGTTTAGCAGGAACAGGTTGTTTATGCAGTGGGAGTACCAGGCCTCTCCGTAGGGGCTATTCGCATCCCCGTTGTGCGGGGTGCCATCACCACTGTGGGACTTCCTCCCTTTGTCTTCGCCGCGCAACTCGTTCCTACAGCTGCTGCTTAGCCGTTCCGTTGCTTCCTCTGTAGCGTTGACATCGGATGACCTCCCCTGCGTGCTGCCCAATTCAATGCTGCCACTCCGAATCACGCCGTTCCTAAcactgttcaggtgaatTTTGCAAATCTGCTCCACAATGAGGTCATTATCAATGTCGCTATTGATCAAGTGGAGGAGTAGATTTTCCAACTTATCATCGAAATGCTGCACCCAGTGAATGACCATGCCGTAGCAACTCTGCCTTACGGAGTTGTCCTTGTCGTTCAGTCCACATAGGAGCAACTCAAATTTCATATCCGATGGGATGAAGAAATAATGgctctttaatttttcatacaCACTTATTCTGACATTAGGGTTTGTATCATTTATTCTTACGAGGAAGCTCTTCAGAATGATCAAGTGGTCGTAATTGTTCCTACCGTTTgtccccccatttgcctCATCTGCGTAGAtggctatatttttaatggcGTGTATTCTGACTGCGTTGTGGGAATCATCAAGACAGCGCAGGTAGCTAGCCGTGGTGTTGAAGTCCTGAAAGGGTTCTAAAATGTTCAGACACAGAATCCGGATGTTATGGTCCTTGTCATTCagaagggacaaaaaaatattcacatGCTTCTTGCACAGCTTGTTCGATACATCTATCTGCAAGGCGCAGGCCTTCTTCACCAACGCCTTTACGATTCTGCACAAGTTGATTCGCTGCTTCCGGTCTTTGATGAATATGTTGTCCAGCAGGCGGTTCCAGAGCTTGGCGATCAGCTCGTACTCCTGCcctgcctcccccccaccgGTAGTGCTGCCAGTGCTGCCAGtaccgccaacgccgctaacgccgctaacactGCTGACCCCTGCCGAggcgctcctccccccccggcgACTCGCCCTCTCGCTGAGCAACACATCGCAATAGTACAAAATGTCAAACAGGAAGTCCATCATCTTGTTGAAATTTTCATCCTTAGCATTGCTCCTCACCATGTTTAGGGCTATCCTCGCGCACAGCTCATAAATGCAGTGCTCGTTCACGTACCGCTTGTGCTCCACGTCGTATACATTGCCCTTGATGATGTTCTTCAGGATGTCTTTTATGTAGGAGAAGCCCGTCTCGCTGTCGTACCTATTGTTATACACGTAGTGTATCGTCCGCACGATATTTTTTACGTGGATGTTTTCGTTCTTTATTTTCAGATTCACCAAGCTGGACCCCCCCTCCCCGGCGTGGCCCTTCGCCTTGACAGCGTTTCCCTTCGCCTTGACTGCGTTTCCTTTTGCGCTTCCCTTCGCCTTGGCGGCCTCGCCCGCCTTTTTCACCCTGTGCGCCTTCATCGGGTTGGTCATCCGAGTGGGCACCACGCTGCGACTGCTCCTGGGGAGCCCCCGGATACGCTCGCAAGCGTCTTCGTTTCTGTTCCGCTCGAAGGGGGCGGTAAAGCAGTAAACTCGGTGAAGCAGCAAAcacggtgaagaagcgaactCGCTAACAAGGCAAAGCCGCTCCTCcctggagaggaaaaaaataaaagcacaaATATTGACAGATGAAGCGCCTACGGAAATGCCCCCCTTCGTGATGTACACTTAACATTTACATGTTCATGTGGCTTCAccgcatttttgcaaaagcgCTTGAAGTCTCTTCCCCCCAGTAGCGATACACGCGCTGTAAGAAGCCTTgccgaatttttttttttttttttttttttgggaaaattacaaagaTGCGAGGATTGCCAAAATTGCACATATACCCCTCCGCGCAATACGGATTGTGCATCTCCACGCGAGGGGACACATTTTTACACTTATCCTTCGAAGCGACAAATTTAAAGCTCTGCATCTTTCACAGAGTGGGGAATAAAAATGGCTTATttggggagggaaaaaaaaaaaaaaaaaaggagcgtaaaaatggggagaagtaAACATGGGGAGAATAAACATGGGGAGAATAAACATGGGGAGAATAAACATGGGGAGAATAAACATGGGGAGAATAAACATGGGGAGAATAAACATGGGGCGGATTAACCGGGAAGACCACGTAGGGAAGTTCGGCCATCCCGATAGGTAGGCGAATTTTCCAAATGCCACATCCACGGTCAACACAAAGGGTAGGCCTCCGTTAAGGGGAGAAAATACCCACATGAACATACACATACGCAGAGCAATATTCACATATCCGTAGGGGTACCACCCCTCCACGGAGGTACCAACATGAGTGTGCCTACTCAAACAGGTGGCTAAACTTCTTCAACTCGGACGCGAACAGGATGGTTTGCGCCCACCCGCAGTTGGGCCCCAGGAGGTCCTTCAGCCGCGTGTACAGTCTGATGTAGAGCGAGGTGGTCAGCGCCTTCTTCGGCTGCTTCGAATTGGGTTTCAAATTTTGCCTCAAATTTTGCCTCAAATTGGGCGTTGTGCCATTTTCACCTTCCCGTTTGAGCGCGCGGTGGATAGAAGTGGGCATGACCTGCTCAGTGGctgccttccccttcttcttgcCCTTCAGCGCAGTTGCTCCAGCCGCGTCAGCCACATTCGCCGCGTCAGCCACATTCGCCGCGTCCGCCACGTCCGCCGCTctcaccgcttccaccgctcTCACCGCAGTGCGACCGCGAACGGGGGCGCACTCGGACTGCACAATGTCCTGGTAGTACTTGTAGATGATGTCATATATGTGGGTGTCTATGGGAATGCAATCGAATTTATTCAAGCCGAAGAGGCAAATGCAATTGGCCACTTTGAGCCCTATTCCTGGGAAGAGTACTAATTGGTCTATGCAATTTTTggtctttttctcttttttaagaTCCTCAATCCATTGTTCACTTCCGCGTTTCACTAACATTTTGGCGCTCTCTATAACGTAGCTACTTCTATACCCGAACCCTAGGCTTCTCAAATCTTCCTCTTTTAACTTGGATAGGTTTTCTACGCTTGGGAATTCGTAGAAGGGGAAGACCTTCctctgccgctcctccttGATCACCGTCTTCAGGTGCTCGTAGAAGATTCTGTTCCCCCCGCCCGCGGGGCCTCCAGCGGGTGCATCGTGTCCGTCGTCTCTATTTTGCTCCTTCACTGTGGCCCCATTTTGTGGGTACTCTTTCACCGCctcaccattttgggggTACTCCTCCTTCACGCGGACGGGCAGTTGCGGCTCACCATTTCGGGGGGGCTCCCCTTTCACTCGCACTGGTTGTGCCTCACCCGCCTTCAGGCGAACGCCCTGTTGGTCCTTCTTCACACCAACGCGCTGTTGATTCGTGTTAAAGGCCATTCCTCCTGCGTCCCCGTCTTCCCTCACTTTGACCAGCACATCCTGCCCGTGAAACATGACCGTGGCGAGGAACCTGCCGTACCTCCTCCTCAGGCAGTCTATCATTAGCGTTATCCTGGGGATGTTATTATTAGTAGAACaaaggaaggagaaaaaggattCCACTGAGTTGGCCCTTAATATTCTCAACCCCCTAATTTTGTCTGTAATTTCGTTCATccttttgtcttttttccGCCACATTTCGACGTGTTTACTTAACGGGAATTCCAAATTGAAGAAGTCGCTCACGTCTTGGTAGTAGTCATCATCCGTGTGTCCGTCGAAGTGTCCACCTCTGCTCCCTTCGCTCCCGTCGCTCCCACCCCCCCCATCGTAAACGCACTGGTAGAAGGCCCCCTCCTCCGTCTCCTTAAAaaggtaaattttattattcacCAACCCGATGTAAGTATCCCTGCTGACCTCGCTGAAGCAGAATTCCTGTCCAATGAGGAAGCAGTATTTCAGTTGCAACTCATTTTTGCTCACATTAATTCGTTTCCACCTGAGGTGGAAgttttttattacaaaaagggggactccGCTGGGTATATTCTGCACCTTCACGTTCTTCGTGTCGCTTCCTTTTGGCCGATGGACGCCAACCAGCATCCTCTCCCTCTTGATTCCCCCTCTTCCACATTCCTTTTTGACTTTCTTaagtattctttttttttccccgctgGTGCTACTTACGAATAAGAGGGTGGgacctttttttcgcgtttccTTTCTCTTTCCCCTGACCACTACTACACCCTCCGTTTTGACGCAAGGGTTCTTGCTGGCCTGGAggttcctcctcattttgggCCCTCCAACTGATTTAGTCCCAATTTCTGTGTTGATGCAAATATTCTTTAACAacagaaggaggaggggtTGGTACATGTGCACAATCATTTGCTCGTGAAGTGGAAGGAAAAGGGTGCGCCTCTTCCGTTTGGTAATCAAGTTGCATCTGCTTCTGTCATTTTGGGCGATTCCATCACgccgagggggggaagcggcctcACAGGAGATAAGCGGCCTCAGATGGGTAAG harbors:
- a CDS encoding hypothetical protein, conserved (encoded by transcript PVX_099265A) yields the protein MQEIDSNVTGGNSPTCPKLETPNEDDKMRRDKNEESPCDPPLEKGTNGKVNPHARAKYSHVNRREAWRKRKPHGNAPHGDAPPDGKKQKEQNTCVVCLQNGVAKYKFVCCCEGYCSVACFKKHDKEACLEEQRKKASRLNVPNSLDSQNGEHKKGEAEERGDNRKEDDEESEEDLLTEDQKMKLKEDITLRMLLKNNYVRSVFKHLTTSKDKIAYLSNYINDPTIVQVVDQIMKSVEG
- a CDS encoding hypothetical protein, conserved (encoded by transcript PVX_099270A) — protein: MKAHRVKKAGEAAKAKGSAKGNAVKAKGNAVKAKGHAGEGGSSLVNLKIKNENIHVKNIVRTIHYVYNNRYDSETGFSYIKDILKNIIKGNVYDVEHKRYVNEHCIYELCARIALNMVRSNAKDENFNKMMDFLFDILYYCDVLLSERASRRGGRSASAGVSSVSGVSGVGGTGSTGSTTGGGEAGQEYELIAKLWNRLLDNIFIKDRKQRINLCRIVKALVKKACALQIDVSNKLCKKHVNIFLSLLNDKDHNIRILCLNILEPFQDFNTTASYLRCLDDSHNAVRIHAIKNIAIYADEANGGTNGRNNYDHLIILKSFLVRINDTNPNVRISVYEKLKSHYFFIPSDMKFELLLCGLNDKDNSVRQSCYGMVIHWVQHFDDKLENLLLHLINSDIDNDLIVEQICKIHLNSVRNGVIRSGSIELGSTQGRSSDVNATEEATERLSSSCRNELRGEDKGRKSHSGDGTPHNGDANSPYGEAWYSHCINNLFLLNAAELYMLRVYVQHFCDEQEKEKIDALKVINAVYYYMHLSRFNERVYYNRKNYINCVENNESDQADNLHLFCTCGKGKTDVKQLEEDRKRRFMETSLFDDEFCDKCMYYRAVQNSTEGVNGQADGTEGVNRQADGTEGVNRQADGTEGVNRQADGTEGVNRQADGTEGVNSHADGASANHADGNSASHADGTSVNQENGGGANDPGEHVLINEDNINENYNYICNMKNLLLICKYLDIIETYQVEKILQCCSTVLLRGPLREVIIKCMLNNTGVNYYKLQKGHITCAYWLSSSYVYACLELLRQMVYIKNKNCHVNDVEISLTNQILGIISEIKEPFENPESESPFAVDPVNFAEEGKRQGETRLEGSTLASTRLEGSPRNGSESSPKLAAKEQGAKQTEGNPLGALFSTILNVENDSIFEIIRKKKLNTLSIEHLLILCRKMQHKLDVTEAKIKDLTEMDRERSAEEVGSPKGDDQKERSSHSLFAFHDQIRLHTQIFLKQITMLSLLRLELKRRWLRILFILECFLCKSKSHCSFDSALREFPNELLLPALNFCCSIMPEWDDKEIEDQFYDIIVSKCLGNWCMYICKDDELKKQIYAYKTAIVDTCDVLNNCLLSIESIHEKVCPSVYQKANIDLMAHAERGVNKSGAVGNAGQATSQEEEANQRTANDEDGSSQLIFYEYNPPNESLLNYFATNQNAWYEYKELLEKLEINSLRCEIYICVLGDLLMTHPNLNNDEMIIDAIENIWSYLSGTVNTSKYIQSICLRVFCKLLLTEYLGNHIYRLSNEEMHKMVSRSSTKLRALFEMCFLISPSTYNCVQDFKKISTFNITNINAHDKLFLFSVFSMYPSMSETNLLVFHFTFEEVLLKTCDGVLKHKLKTINYTNILTFIIFTILHKANIHFLVAHFPKYIKSLLLVIIEKGVALTSRSNIVELVYKIIQIYLFHDLGRVRGGEAAETGTDAASPADGESANTGGALEPREGKKRGRKKKNAAPLEESNEKKEADKREPTLKTHTNFEVEMEQAGRAAQEEKSQKGENKNFTIFFKSALIDVNTTIKDLKTFFVLINFCMHSSDIIKSKNEIKLCEALKDSLQKKIDEVRTYFVQRNLVVGAPSGGEPPMGNTNTLLDVAQMDALKEESIYEEIINEYVNYIGTLPQRRFSYPVVPRGVDGCNGEEMSAEEIMEQIGHAANGQRPRGGTSDDVRTDNHPFGDRPNGSYARLFEKTANLALKAKYPPGEPGIEHKETQDEFIDANEEASCSIQNSFETIDEVKKFSSPLDDLLDVGSAPRLAAARSDETVLQHGGGGSTRGGCSREEAIEEAVEDAKEEVAQASAQAAAEEPAEETPLREDPPNGGSAKRDRRNSPRKLTELNISSSEESPEEGDPPSSMNDFESVRDAADFDDHSSGGSGSSTHSNDSTAMVFKRLNRLKRTSYTNVVSK
- a CDS encoding hypothetical protein, conserved (encoded by transcript PVX_099275A; Apicoplast targeted protein. Curated by Stuart Ralph, Walter and Eliza Hall Institute of Medical Research, Australia.) — translated: MIVHMYQPLLLLLLKNICINTEIGTKSVGGPKMRRNLQASKNPCVKTEGVVVVRGKRKETRKKGPTLLFVSSTSGEKKRILKKVKKECGRGGIKRERMLVGVHRPKGSDTKNVKVQNIPSGVPLFVIKNFHLRWKRINVSKNELQLKYCFLIGQEFCFSEVSRDTYIGLVNNKIYLFKETEEGAFYQCVYDGGGGSDGSEGSRGGHFDGHTDDDYYQDVSDFFNLEFPLSKHVEMWRKKDKRMNEITDKIRGLRILRANSVESFFSFLCSTNNNIPRITLMIDCLRRRYGRFLATVMFHGQDVLVKVREDGDAGGMAFNTNQQRVGVKKDQQGVRLKAGEAQPVRVKGEPPRNGEPQLPVRVKEEYPQNGEAVKEYPQNGATVKEQNRDDGHDAPAGGPAGGGNRIFYEHLKTVIKEERQRKVFPFYEFPSVENLSKLKEEDLRSLGFGYRSSYVIESAKMLVKRGSEQWIEDLKKEKKTKNCIDQLVLFPGIGLKVANCICLFGLNKFDCIPIDTHIYDIIYKYYQDIVQSECAPVRGRTAVRAVEAVRAADVADAANVADAANVADAAGATALKGKKKGKAATEQVMPTSIHRALKREGENGTTPNLRQNLRQNLKPNSKQPKKALTTSLYIRLYTRLKDLLGPNCGWAQTILFASELKKFSHLFE